The Candidatus Poribacteria bacterium genome has a window encoding:
- a CDS encoding carboxypeptidase-like regulatory domain-containing protein yields the protein MSRQNFLHEIVVIFLVIAICTLLGCGEMDNPSRDVMDDDKTTLAGRVIDTNGDPIPKLALFAEYIETINEDFQVLSGVILETETDETGLFSITEVRPGQIQFVLVPSHDQESYGDIKYQLISVKIGRIVYYPDELQSPLLSDQRASFSVTPGEQIEGIEITVKARMRLQGKIIFKDGTPLANWPILLRTEYKRKGLSAGYSTPTRTDANGFFMRYVSAPGSYKVTARFQELIATSEQFTLDDDEHREDLVLTFDSKPIPRSEEWWGNN from the coding sequence ATGAGTCGTCAAAACTTCTTACATGAAATAGTGGTGATTTTTCTCGTAATTGCAATTTGTACGCTGCTGGGTTGTGGTGAAATGGATAACCCCTCACGGGATGTAATGGATGATGACAAGACAACCCTTGCTGGTCGTGTTATTGATACGAATGGGGACCCGATTCCGAAACTCGCGCTATTCGCTGAGTATATTGAAACTATAAATGAGGATTTTCAGGTACTATCTGGTGTGATTTTGGAAACGGAGACTGATGAAACAGGACTTTTCTCTATCACTGAAGTCCGTCCCGGGCAAATTCAATTTGTATTAGTTCCCAGCCATGATCAAGAGAGTTACGGCGATATAAAATATCAACTTATCTCTGTCAAAATCGGCAGGATTGTTTACTATCCGGATGAATTACAGAGTCCGCTTTTATCCGACCAGCGTGCATCTTTTTCAGTCACTCCGGGCGAGCAGATAGAGGGTATTGAAATCACTGTAAAAGCTCGGATGCGGCTTCAAGGGAAAATCATTTTTAAAGATGGAACGCCACTTGCTAACTGGCCAATTCTTCTTAGAACGGAATACAAGCGCAAGGGGCTTAGTGCAGGGTATAGCACCCCAACTCGTACAGATGCTAATGGTTTTTTTATGCGATATGTATCTGCCCCTGGATCTTACAAAGTTACAGCGAGGTTTCAGGAACTTATTGCAACGTCGGAACAGTTTACACTCGATGACGACGAGCATCGCGAAGATCTAGTTTTGACATTTGATAGCAAGCCGATCCCTCGATCTGAAGAGTGGTGGGGTAATAACTAA
- a CDS encoding carboxypeptidase-like regulatory domain-containing protein, translating into MNRQNFLHEIVLIAVVITICTLLGCGETEYASPFKPSEDGTAVFSGRVVDENGDPVAELTLAIQPNEVELQTSDVNLEIETDASGRFSITDIHPGSWRLAVVPYVEVDDTEPFYGILSIKIGEISLKPDFDLHTLSSFDRTTFSITPGVHVQDVEIVVQRRMRIGTTVVFTDGTPLANKEVSISIKTRNLNGHNSGRSWGPARTDSQGYLERYVNRIGFYTVSVEYDEVSAVSEEFILNAGERREDLILKLPSAPK; encoded by the coding sequence ATGAATCGTCAAAATTTCTTACATGAAATAGTGTTGATTGCCGTTGTAATTACAATCTGTACGCTGCTGGGTTGTGGTGAAACTGAGTATGCATCTCCATTCAAACCCTCAGAAGACGGGACGGCAGTTTTTTCCGGACGCGTTGTTGATGAAAATGGAGATCCAGTTGCTGAGCTCACCTTAGCTATTCAGCCAAACGAGGTTGAATTACAGACATCTGATGTCAATTTAGAAATAGAGACCGATGCATCAGGTCGTTTCTCGATAACTGACATTCATCCGGGTTCATGGCGATTGGCTGTGGTTCCTTACGTTGAAGTTGATGATACTGAACCATTTTATGGGATTCTGTCTATCAAAATCGGCGAGATTTCCCTCAAACCAGATTTCGATCTCCATACGCTATCATCTTTTGATCGAACTACCTTTTCCATTACGCCCGGTGTGCATGTCCAAGACGTTGAAATCGTCGTGCAGCGGCGGATGCGGATTGGCACAACCGTCGTTTTCACCGACGGCACGCCTTTAGCAAATAAGGAAGTTAGCATCAGCATAAAAACACGGAATTTAAATGGACATAATAGTGGGAGGTCCTGGGGACCGGCGCGTACTGATTCCCAGGGTTACCTTGAGCGATATGTGAATAGGATAGGATTTTATACGGTGTCCGTAGAATATGACGAGGTTTCTGCGGTATCAGAAGAATTTATACTCAATGCTGGAGAACGCCGTGAAGATTTGATTTTGAAGTTGCCAAGTGCTCCCAAATGA
- a CDS encoding carboxypeptidase-like regulatory domain-containing protein — MSCRNLLHKVVVIPLTVTIWALLGCGETIETIEVDRANFSGRVVDEAGNPVAGLALVIVPCDVDDETDIAVYDAETNDTGHFSIRDIYPGKADFMLVPEYQDGLPLEPEYQLLSFKIAVSAYSPKDLSPDPCTQNTFFIGSGARIENVEVTVRLRMRIRAKVVLEDGTPLANKKVSLNIRAFDSQRSSVVGGIQGSVQTDAQGYFVQYVDRSEAIGYRVSVEYKWFCATSEIFVLEVGERREDLILKLS; from the coding sequence ATGAGCTGCCGAAACCTTTTGCATAAAGTAGTGGTAATCCCCCTTACAGTTACAATTTGGGCTTTGCTGGGTTGTGGTGAAACTATAGAAACTATAGAAGTAGACAGGGCGAATTTTTCAGGACGCGTTGTTGATGAAGCTGGAAATCCGGTTGCTGGACTTGCGTTAGTCATTGTACCCTGTGACGTTGATGATGAGACCGATATAGCGGTTTACGACGCGGAGACCAATGATACAGGTCATTTCTCTATCAGGGATATCTATCCCGGAAAAGCTGATTTCATGTTAGTGCCTGAGTATCAGGATGGTCTCCCTCTTGAACCGGAATATCAACTTCTTTCCTTTAAAATCGCGGTTTCTGCTTACTCTCCGAAAGACCTATCCCCTGATCCTTGCACTCAGAACACCTTTTTTATCGGGTCGGGTGCGCGAATCGAAAACGTAGAGGTCACGGTGCGACTCCGGATGCGGATTCGCGCGAAAGTCGTTTTAGAGGATGGTACACCCTTGGCAAACAAAAAAGTTAGCCTCAACATAAGAGCGTTCGATTCGCAAAGAAGTAGTGTTGTTGGAGGTATCCAGGGGTCTGTACAGACCGATGCTCAGGGATACTTTGTGCAGTATGTAGATAGGAGCGAGGCAATCGGCTATAGGGTGTCAGTTGAATATAAATGGTTTTGCGCAACATCGGAGATATTTGTACTCGAAGTTGGGGAACGTCGCGAAGATCTGATTTTGAAGTTAAGTTGA
- a CDS encoding lectin-like protein, protein MNLQRLGLKLGILAGIVAFSFTVVTKVQADRPQIRARVVHANGTPLVNADIYVMVLRKGLDAGGSGGTASTMQTDADGYFVETLNVGNKPNFYVVGVAYQRHLAKAPSFILQEGQPEVHLLLTLDENRVPIDRWGFDQVDTTLEAFLEPPRVWAVNPINGHAYKRIYCHDVMDAMTLAAAENAYLVSINDEAEDVWIQEVFEPDSFWIGLSDVANEGQWVWHSGEPVTYTNWVENEQSGGNTEVNDYVFSDIQWWAVALGGKHAPFIKEAILERADMPVKTLSNEQTDAQSIGTSTPPDKTTTTQTSRSVPPRQIKSLLERGVWAVNPENGHAYMKIWCRSLEHAQDRAAAQGAHLVAINDAAEQQWLLGLFGNHLYWIGLSDAKKEGEWVWQNGEPLTYENWGSKYKFPRSSLSPEEKDSAVMTFVNGQWHAVGPGDLLWNTTRQAILEKTDVFDSSAVKEK, encoded by the coding sequence ATGAATCTTCAACGTCTCGGTCTAAAGCTTGGTATCCTCGCTGGGATTGTGGCCTTTTCCTTTACTGTCGTCACTAAAGTGCAGGCAGATCGCCCACAAATTCGCGCGCGAGTCGTCCACGCCAATGGAACACCGCTTGTGAACGCGGATATATATGTTATGGTGCTACGCAAAGGCTTGGATGCAGGCGGCTCCGGAGGTACAGCAAGTACAATGCAGACCGATGCCGACGGATACTTTGTGGAAACCCTTAACGTAGGTAATAAACCCAACTTCTATGTAGTTGGTGTTGCGTATCAGCGGCATCTCGCCAAAGCACCCTCTTTTATTTTGCAGGAGGGACAACCGGAAGTTCATCTACTCTTGACACTTGATGAGAATCGCGTTCCGATAGATAGATGGGGATTTGATCAAGTAGACACCACATTAGAAGCGTTTCTTGAACCCCCAAGGGTATGGGCAGTGAATCCTATAAATGGACACGCTTACAAAAGGATTTATTGCCACGATGTAATGGATGCAATGACCCTTGCTGCTGCAGAAAATGCGTATCTCGTCTCCATTAACGATGAAGCAGAAGACGTATGGATACAAGAGGTCTTTGAACCAGATAGTTTTTGGATTGGACTCAGCGATGTCGCTAATGAGGGGCAGTGGGTCTGGCACAGCGGTGAACCAGTTACGTATACTAACTGGGTAGAGAATGAACAGTCCGGTGGTAACACCGAGGTGAACGATTACGTCTTCTCTGACATCCAATGGTGGGCTGTTGCGCTGGGAGGTAAACATGCACCTTTTATCAAAGAGGCAATCCTCGAAAGAGCAGATATGCCTGTTAAGACACTATCTAATGAGCAGACAGATGCCCAGTCGATTGGCACTTCAACACCACCTGATAAAACTACCACCACTCAAACCAGTCGTTCTGTCCCACCTCGGCAAATAAAGTCCCTTTTGGAGAGAGGTGTATGGGCTGTAAATCCTGAAAATGGACACGCGTATATGAAAATTTGGTGTAGAAGTCTGGAACATGCGCAAGACCGAGCCGCTGCCCAAGGTGCACACCTCGTCGCGATTAACGACGCAGCGGAACAGCAGTGGCTTTTAGGACTCTTTGGCAACCATCTCTATTGGATTGGACTCAGTGATGCCAAAAAAGAGGGTGAATGGGTATGGCAGAACGGTGAACCACTTACCTATGAAAATTGGGGATCCAAGTATAAATTCCCGCGTAGTTCTCTCTCACCGGAAGAGAAAGACAGTGCTGTTATGACGTTTGTGAATGGACAGTGGCATGCCGTCGGTCCTGGTGATCTGCTCTGGAATACGACTCGACAGGCAATCCTTGAAAAAACAGACGTGTTTGACAGTTCCGCTGTCAAAGAAAAATAA
- a CDS encoding lectin-like protein yields the protein MNHLSFTRIAYLFGVVMVLSLIASVPCLAQNRTTLSGTVVDTEGKPIAGFAIGLLQGSLISVTDEKGAFTFTNIPAGPVQIALPTQPSKENEKPILNFEADDALVSIKIKGITLYQDMRPPFGGITFGVKSGNHIEDITVTVRPRVRIRAKVVFKNGKPLTNTSVATRVEGDGGRSTGGATTDSEGYFVHYMDNDDVPAHYTVTVKYKGLSAKSEQFLLEKGARYDDLVLTLDGDVPPAAPQTESLPKVLDKLTGGSTPPEKPTLTETNRSVPTNKGQVNIQEGEVKPRVTNTEPTNPVRQMRPPWEKDAWAVNPANGHGYKKIRCDSLDEARDRAAAQGAHLVAINDAAEQQWLLGLFGNHLYWIGLSDAENEGEWVWQNGEPLTYTNWGPKHRFPRSPLSPEKKDTAIMTFANGQWHAVGPGDLLWHKTKMAILEKSNVLDGE from the coding sequence ATGAATCACTTAAGTTTCACACGCATTGCATACCTTTTCGGAGTTGTAATGGTGCTCTCCCTCATTGCATCCGTTCCTTGTCTCGCACAGAACCGGACAACACTCTCTGGTACCGTCGTTGACACGGAGGGGAAACCAATTGCTGGATTTGCCATTGGTCTTTTACAAGGTTCTCTAATATCCGTGACTGATGAAAAGGGGGCTTTCACTTTCACCAATATCCCTGCTGGACCTGTTCAAATTGCGCTTCCAACGCAGCCATCCAAAGAAAATGAGAAGCCTATACTCAACTTTGAGGCGGATGATGCGCTCGTTTCAATCAAAATCAAGGGTATAACGCTTTATCAGGACATGCGCCCGCCTTTCGGCGGCATCACATTCGGGGTCAAATCGGGCAATCATATTGAAGACATAACGGTTACCGTCCGTCCGCGGGTACGAATTCGGGCGAAAGTCGTTTTCAAAAATGGGAAACCACTAACGAATACTTCTGTTGCCACGCGCGTCGAAGGCGATGGTGGTAGGTCGACTGGAGGGGCTACTACGGACTCTGAGGGATATTTTGTGCATTATATGGATAACGATGATGTTCCAGCACACTACACGGTCACTGTAAAATATAAAGGACTCTCAGCGAAATCAGAGCAATTTTTGCTTGAAAAAGGTGCGCGCTATGATGATTTAGTTTTGACGCTTGATGGCGATGTACCGCCTGCTGCTCCACAAACGGAATCTCTGCCGAAAGTTTTAGATAAATTGACTGGTGGATCGACACCACCTGAGAAACCAACACTCACCGAAACAAACCGCTCTGTACCAACTAACAAGGGACAAGTTAATATTCAAGAGGGGGAAGTAAAACCTCGTGTAACAAATACTGAACCTACTAACCCCGTTAGGCAGATGCGACCGCCATGGGAGAAGGATGCGTGGGCTGTGAACCCCGCGAATGGACACGGCTATAAAAAGATTCGGTGCGACAGTCTGGATGAGGCACGAGATCGAGCCGCCGCGCAAGGTGCACACCTCGTCGCGATTAACGACGCAGCGGAACAGCAGTGGCTTTTGGGACTCTTCGGGAATCACCTCTATTGGATTGGACTCAGTGATGCTGAAAACGAAGGCGAATGGGTCTGGCAGAACGGTGAGCCGCTCACCTATACGAATTGGGGACCCAAGCACCGTTTCCCGCGGAGTCCGCTTTCACCAGAAAAGAAGGACACTGCTATTATGACGTTTGCGAATGGACAATGGCATGCCGTTGGTCCCGGTGACCTGCTCTGGCATAAGACGAAGATGGCGATCCTTGAAAAATCAAATGTGCTTGATGGGGAATAA
- a CDS encoding lectin-like protein, translated as MNLQSFKQNLGLLLLMMILSLLVSSSVVAQQSATISGHVVDELGDPVIGTSVALHRYKTVEDDERRVRFVPFWQKPVGLDGHFSFVNIAPTESVSFIVEDERTKGKILSIQMGELTLYPGDHPHFGKVRFALEAGMDIEDVVITVNTNIPPQVRARVVSADGTPLANARISIRMLRRDLDGSGSGGSGGTRQTDAEGYFVEDLRVDDDPKFYTLGIEYQGLFAKAHSFILHEGQPQVHLLLTLNGNPDPLARPPIGPPVSAALTAFLNPPAVWIVNPANGHAYKKIHCNSIADATTQAAAENAYLVSINDKAENEWLDGIFERERFWIGLNDAAEEGQLVWDSGEPVTYTNWGEHERVGNNTEVNDYVISGHGRWEMVAPGSGHANFVKTAILERTDVPVETSAEDN; from the coding sequence GTGAATCTGCAAAGTTTCAAACAAAATCTTGGATTGCTTTTGTTGATGATGATACTCTCCCTTCTGGTATCATCATCTGTCGTTGCCCAACAAAGCGCGACGATTTCTGGACATGTCGTTGATGAGCTAGGGGATCCGGTTATCGGCACTTCGGTAGCACTCCATCGGTATAAAACCGTAGAGGATGATGAGCGACGAGTGCGATTCGTGCCTTTCTGGCAAAAGCCGGTCGGTTTAGATGGGCATTTTTCGTTCGTAAATATTGCGCCAACGGAGTCCGTTAGCTTTATCGTAGAAGATGAACGGACGAAAGGAAAAATCCTTTCTATCCAAATGGGTGAGCTCACCCTTTATCCGGGAGACCATCCACATTTCGGTAAAGTAAGGTTTGCCTTGGAAGCAGGGATGGACATCGAAGACGTTGTGATCACGGTGAACACAAATATCCCACCACAGGTCCGCGCGCGAGTCGTCTCTGCTGATGGAACACCGCTTGCCAATGCTCGTATATCTATTAGAATGCTACGTAGAGATCTGGATGGAAGTGGTTCTGGTGGTTCTGGTGGTACAAGACAAACCGATGCAGAAGGGTATTTCGTAGAAGACCTTAGGGTGGATGACGATCCTAAATTCTACACGCTTGGTATTGAATATCAGGGGCTTTTTGCGAAAGCACATTCTTTCATTTTACATGAAGGGCAGCCACAAGTTCATCTCCTTTTGACACTCAACGGGAATCCAGATCCGCTTGCACGTCCGCCGATAGGTCCACCTGTATCCGCTGCATTAACGGCATTTCTTAATCCACCAGCCGTGTGGATTGTGAACCCCGCGAATGGACACGCTTACAAAAAGATTCATTGTAACAGTATAGCAGATGCGACGACCCAAGCCGCTGCAGAAAATGCGTATCTCGTTTCCATCAATGATAAAGCGGAAAATGAATGGTTGGATGGAATCTTTGAACGAGAACGTTTTTGGATTGGACTCAACGATGCCGCCGAAGAGGGACAGTTGGTTTGGGATAGTGGTGAACCTGTTACTTATACTAACTGGGGTGAACATGAACGAGTAGGAAACAACACTGAAGTGAATGATTACGTTATCTCCGGACATGGTAGATGGGAAATGGTCGCACCTGGAAGTGGGCATGCAAATTTTGTCAAAACAGCAATTCTCGAAAGGACAGATGTCCCTGTTGAAACATCCGCCGAGGATAATTAG